A window of Geotrypetes seraphini chromosome 16, aGeoSer1.1, whole genome shotgun sequence genomic DNA:
TCTTTGTCCCATGCAGGCTCCCTTCCACTACATCCAGGCCTTTGCCGGGCTGGGGGCTCAGCCAACACAGAAGCCAACAATACAGTGTCATCCCTGACCCCGACAATTATGATATCACCGTTTCCATTGGAAGATGTTGCTCTATAGTTTCCACCTCTGTGGTGGTAGAGCTGTCCAACTCCTCAGATGTGATGATAATGGTGTTCACCTCGCTGACCTCTTCCACCATTGTGATTTCGTCTCCATTGGTCTGGTGCCTGGCCATGGCCTCCAGCTTTAGCCGGTATTGCTCCGCTTCCCGTTCTTTCTTCAGCAGTTGCTGGCGATATTCTTGGGCCCTGCAGTTGGCTTCATGTAACTGCTGCTGTAAGAGCTGTCTCTCGTTGCTGTTGTCCTGTGAAAAAAAGAATATTAATTCTGCCAGGTCCATTGAACTCCGGCCATGCCTTTGACACAGGCCAGGCTGGATCACTTAGAAGAACCCAGAAAAAACAGTAATAATTCACAAATATCAACCACACTTAGAAGCTTCCCttgagaaggaaagaagagatcaCACATCCAAGGAAGACTAGGCAGATATCAATAATAGAAGGCAATGCAAGTGTTCCCCCCTCCCTTGTAGAGCAGGTGAAATTCTCTCACTAACTGCTTGAttcaaatgaagaataaagttcttAAAAATCGAGGACACTGCAAAGATTAGCTCTACTCAGGGCACTTCTAACCTTCCTCTGCTCCTTAGTCCCCAGATCTTGTCCAGCTCTTTGCCTCTTAGCTGGGGGCAACTCTTCTTCCAAGACGGTCTCTTCAGTAACCTCGTTCACGGGTACGGTTAGCACTGCAGCACATGGAAAGAATCAGTGGAATGAAAAGGGAACCTACTTTGCTTATTTTCAAGCAAGATCACTTGATAAATATGGTCTGTTTAGAAAACATCTAAAGGTTTTCCTTTTTAAGAAAATTCTAATGTACAGTGGAACGCTGATTATCCGAACTCCAATTATTCGGATTGctaccggggaggggggggtgtctcAGACGCATATGATGACCGCCTGGGTTGTTTAATAATCTGATCTCCCTAACCTCCCTACTGTTTTTTACCCTCTATgtctttttttactttaaaattgtagttcgccccactttcctttcattttttagTCTGTCAAGTATTGTCTAGTCGGTACTTATCTGTTCAATGTTTccctttttttattgtaaaacgcttagaatttatgattagcgttttatcaaaatgtTAAGAATTTTAAGAAACTACTATTCCTATCACTCTCCCTCCCACTAGTGCTCCTTCTCTGtttctgctgccgctgccatAAACCCAGCccagcacccccacccacccaaaccgGGAGACTTTCCCCCATCATTAGATGGGCAATGGGcatggtgggccgccgcgggagcggaccgctgagcaggatggacctagggtctgcctcagcggaggcaacttcttatgttcttattagcacACCCCCTGCAATGATTGGATGttaatttttttcaattaaaaaaaaattaccttcACCCCCCCCTCCAAGAAAAGGCagtattctccctccctccctgaacaggcatcaccaacccccctcccgGACTCACAGAAaagaccccaggcctaccttgtttccctagtggtctagcggcaGCAGCTGAGGCAGGAGCTCATGCCCATGCTCTGTCAGTGACGAAAATAGCTGCCGAGACTTCCAGGGTTGGTGGTGCCTGATTAGGGAGGGAATGCTACCTTTTCTTGTCGGGGGAGAGGGGAGTGCTGTGAAAGGGgtttttttaaacaaaagaaaaaaaaattaacattcaaTTGTCTGGATAATCAGCATTCTACTGTACAGTATACCTATTTAgattgagaatctcggagagagcgagaccagaaggctttgagcatgcgcaaatgctcaaagcccagtccagcccggcacaaggaagaaggaggatctccatcacaccgcccagcccagcccaacgagggaggatcttcgggcactggcactggcacgtcctgtgcattggtgctggtgccggtgcccaatcgggtaagagatgttttgcggtgctgggggggatgtaggatcgtgggggaggggggggtgacgcgagcgggggggaggatgccggttcacaggggggatgccggatcggaatgaaaaaaaaaaattgtacaacgcgctcacgcgtataacgcgcaaggttatgcacggtttgtaaaaatcgtgtataatgcacgcgttatatgcgtgaaaatacggtacaccatGAAGCCACTTAAAGAGAAATGTAATCTGCTGTCCAGTTTGCAAGCTCGAGCATCATCTTACCTTGCTGACCATCTTGCATGGTCACAATAAAAGGCTGTGTAATGCCACCAGCTGGAATAGCTCCCTGGAGAGTGCCCAGCTGCACACCATCTGCGACTATGGTGATAACTCGTTGACCACCTCCCCCGCCCATCTGTTGTATTGCTTTATCGACTGAATCGGCCTCTACCACGTCTTCTGTGCTGGCTGCTGAAATCACAAAACAAGGTTAGCACACCACTGCTTTTAGGTGGTCCTGTGCTGAGCGGTTATGCTAAAACACAAGTTATGCCTCTACCACTGTAACCTTGTTTCTAAAAGGCAAAGAGCTCAGGAGTCCAGAAAGAGAACTTCAACAAGAGAAGCCTAATATAAAGGAGATATGGGAAACCTGCTCTGACACTAGCAATCAGCTGAGAACATGACAGATATTCTGAAGAATCAGAAGGGAACCTCTTGCTTAAGACAACCCTTCTAAATATAAAAGAAGAGGAAATTTTTGTTCCTTTGCCTACCTGTAGCCCTGTTGGAATTGGAAAGTGGTGCCGATGCTTCAGCTATCGCTGCGAATGTGGCGAGCACTGAGGTGGTTGAGTTAGCCACTTGCAATTCACCTGTTGAAAGAAAAGCTCTTGGTCAATGCATTCCCCAGCGAAACTGGGTCCCTTCTGCTAACTAACTTTTCTCAATAGGAAAAATATGCAGAGAatcaaataaatacattaaatgaTTATTCTACTGTGCCttttcccctcaccttcccacCTAGCCCAGGACTAGACAGCTGCATGGGAATAGGGTTTGCAGAAATCAAGTGGCTTACGTTCTAAAGAACATAGGGTGTGATGTGTTTCTGTCATTAGACATGAGAGTGTGAGCAAGGGGGTAGAACTATAATTCTTAACAGGAAAGTGGGGGTGGGAAGAATATAAGGAAAGCTGTGTGACTCGTCAAATATCCGCAGAGATGGAAGAAGTTGCCACAGGAGAGTAGTCAAAATTTCTGGTGACTCCAGAATGAGATTTAGAATGCCCCAAGAGGCAGCTGGAACAGACATGAGGCCTTGAAACTCACTGGATAGTGAATACTATAAAAAAAAGACTGTTGGGGATGGGAGGAAACAGAGCAAATATataatggtgtcaactcctgtgTATACAGGTAGTGATGGAAATTAATTGTAGGTCTGGAATGGATCTTAGTGGGTATGGGTGGGTGGTTATGGCTTAGATTCCAGAAGGGACaggtgaaatttctgtccctgtgcaactctctagtccagtcCAGAGGAGAAAAGAGTCTTATTTCTATACACACAAACAGGGTTCAAAGCCAACAAAGTAACCAACGTGAATCTTGAGCTATGTACCATCCTCATCTCTGGCTGAGTATCATTAGAATACATTTACAGCTCATTGTAAGGAACCATATACTGGGATCAAGCTTTCATTAAATCAGACTGTAGGAAAGGAGCACAGCAGAAAGGCAGATCAGATATACTGTCAAAATGGTGTCAAAGAACACTTCTCATACATTGATGCAAGGTATGTGGCAGAATTCACAGACTGAACTGGTAATCTTGTGATGATTCCCCCGAGCCAACCAGTACAACATAAGTAAGGCAATGAAAGGGAATTGGATTTATGCCTATGTCTAAGCACTATTTCTCCCTTTAGGTTCCATTAAGCATCTCAGCTCTTGGTCGACTACCTTGATACATCTACCAGCCAAAAGCATTCAGGGAAATCTCTTCAGAGATGAGCCTTCAGCATGAAGCAGGGATGCTCCAACAGTCCTTCCTTCCACTAGCACCAAAACCCAGCACAGGTACACAATCTCTTTTCCAAAATCCTTaagagcaacccccccccccataagactagccatactgggtcagagcgatggtccatctagccctgtaacCTGTTTCCACGGTGACCACTCCAAAtgacaagtacttggcagaaacccaaatagtagtaacaccCCTACTGAtcaaagggcaagcagtggcatcccccacgtctgtctcaatagcagactatagacttttcctccagcaacttgtcCAAATTTTCTTTAAACCCATTTATGTTAACTGctgctaccacatcctctggcaatgagttccagagcttaactattcttggagtgaaaaaatatttcctcctgttggttctaaaagtatttccctgtaacttcatcaagtgtccccaagtctttgtcatttttcatagggtaaaaaaaaaaatctatccattTTTACTTGCTCTACACCAatgaggattttgtagacttcaatgatATCTCCCTTCAGGTCCCCAAgtcgaagagccctaaccttttagtctttcctcatacgagaggagttccatcctcttttatcatcttggtcactcttctttgaactttttctaattctactataacttttttgagatatggcgactgGAACAGAatgtagactggatgggccatttggcctttatttgccatcatgtttctataagaatagccatactgggttagaccaatggtccatttagctcaGTTCCCTCCAACAGCGGCCaatctaaatagtagcaacatttcatgctggGCTTCATGGATCTTTGCACTGATCTAGTGTGGAACATTCTCTGTTGTTATCTTCAGATGATAACATGGACAAGTTACAGGAGCTGTCACCAGGTTTCaccaatattaataataaacctCAAAAGTAAAAATCCTAGGGGGAAGGCGTACCTGAGGTAGTTTTGGTACTGGCTGACGATACAAGACTGGCAAGGTTGACCAGCTCCCCCGATGCAAAAATATACCGTGGTGCGGCGGCCACTGAAATTGTGTTTGTCGTGGGATCTGACCTCTCAGGGTGTGTGTTCACCTGGTCCTGCATGGCCTCCTGAAAAAAATGAAGGAAGATTAGACTCTTCCAATATCGTACCTGCTTTCACATGAAAGTAAGTTTGTCCAAAAAGCAGGTAAGTGAAAATATACTAATAAGTGACTTTTGTACTATTCCTCCTGGAATTAGAAATATCAACCTTAAGTACAAAACTTCAGCTCTGCTACCAGAAGCACACAGGCGTCCTCGACTAAAGTGCTTTAACCTTTTCAATGCATTAGTCAGTTTCATCTCTTTGGCAGGAAAAGGAACACATTTGATTACGATCAATTCAGTCAGGAAGACTTCAGATGGTggaggagaaattaggtcttacctgctaattttcctcTAGATCAGTTCAGACAAGTGGATTATACACTTCTACCAGCACATGGAAACAGAGAAACACTAACCTCAAAGTGAACCTGTACGTAATTTGCACTAGCGTTTTGAAAACAAAGCTAGATAAGTAGCCCCAAAAGTCTATGTATTAACCGTCTCCAAATATACTTCTGACAAGTCCAGAGATGTGAGAAATCCATCCTGCTGGACCACCATTATTACCAAACACAGGTTTTCCCATTTGAAACCTTGGCACACTCAAGATCCAACATAAGCCACAAAGGTGCCTACTTTGTATACTTATCTTCTACTGAGCGACAGCTTTCCTATCTTAAAACTTCCTTTTGGCATGtattttgtacactgctttggccTGGTATAtgaagtttaaataaataaacaaacaaacataataaaagcAGCAAGGTGAAAGCAGAGATTaattgtttatttcagtaggagtTAGAGTCGCAGattattcaaatttaaatcaccaTTCAGCCAAACAGGAGTACCGTGTTCGGGGCCAAATCGAATCAAGAATGAATATTCAGTACAGCCTTAGTTCTTGTGCCACCCTGCAGATGCTTTGCCATGTACTGAGAAGTGCTAAAATTCAGCCACCTTTATCTCTCACTTAACCCACCTGGATTAAGACCAAGAGGTCACCATTGTTTTTGTCCAGGGCTATGTCAAAGGCCGTCTTATCAAACTTGCTGAAGGCATGAACATCGGCACCATATTTAAGCAGCAGGTCCACCACGTCCCGGTGGTTGTGCTCCGTCGCCCAGTGTAAGGCTGTCATTTTTAGCATGTCCTTGGCATTGACATCAGCCCCATTCTgtccattaaaaataaatgataacAACAAAGGAATCTATTTAGCTTTTTTAATCAACTTTAAGGCATTTACAGATGTGCTACTTCAATCCAAGAAAGGCAGCATCCCATGGGTAGACTGGCAGAGAACTTTGCATTTTTAGGAAGCGACTGAAAAGAGTTAGTCAAACTTTCAATGTTTGAAATCGATGGAAGAGAAGTTCTATTTTATTACtgaaggaaaaagagaaaatctAGGTTATTTTTTTGTCATTTGAATATTTTATGCATGCAAGAACCCTGCCAAGAacagaagattaggtttttaccttgataatcttctttccagtagaaaagcacatGAGTCCTGAAGCCCCACCCTATCAATTTCAGTGCAACCTGCTTTTAGCCTCAGACAGGTATGTTTCTGCAGAGGCTTGTCTTATGGTATTCAAGCAATACAAAGCTACGGCTTCAAGATTGCTCTTCACAAGATCAGAGCCGAAcaagtgttagtgctggttgcactcaggtagatGGTTGTTTTCGTTCCATCTTGTTGATGCTATGTTGCATTTGTTAATGACTTGTGTTTTCTTCAAAGCAGATCAAAAGTACGCAACTGGGAAGTTCCCCATGCCTCTCCTTGTTATATCTCTCCTCTTTCAGGGGTTATCTCTggtttggtacaaactgaggagagAGGCAGTGCCCGGCGATGCagggaggcagagttgaaaatgcagatagaaacatgatggcagataaaggccaaatggcccctctagtctgcccatccgcagtaatcattatctcttcctctccctattggctaaggctcttaacatttgcatctcctcttcctatgggctaaggctctttacacctgcattgtgaggtcatagaactttatggttatagaaacatgatggcagataaaggccaaatggccc
This region includes:
- the GABPB2 gene encoding GA-binding protein subunit beta-2 isoform X3, yielding MSLVDLGKRLLEAARKGEDDEVRSLMASGAPFTTDWLGTSPLHLAAQYGHYSTAEVLLRAGVSRDARTKVDRTPLHMAAADGHAHIVELLAREAMQDQVNTHPERSDPTTNTISVAAAPRYIFASGELVNLASLVSSASTKTTSGELQVANSTTSVLATFAAIAEASAPLSNSNRATAASTEDVVEADSVDKAIQQMGGGGGQRVITIVADGVQLGTLQGAIPAGGITQPFIVTMQDGQQVLTVPVNEVTEETVLEEELPPAKRQRAGQDLGTKEQRKDNSNERQLLQQQLHEANCRAQEYRQQLLKKEREAEQYRLKLEAMARHQTNGDEITMVEEVSEVNTIIITSEELDSSTTTEVETIEQHLPMETVIS
- the GABPB2 gene encoding GA-binding protein subunit beta-2 isoform X2, which gives rise to MSLVDLGKRLLEAARKGEDDEVRSLMASGAPFTTDWLGTSPLHLAAQYGHYSTAEVLLRAGVSRDARTKVDRTPLHMAAADGHAHIVELLARNGADVNAKDMLKMTALHWATEHNHRDVVDLLLKYGADVHAFSKFDKTAFDIALDKNNGDLLVLIQEAMQDQVNTHPERSDPTTNTISVAAAPRYIFASGELVNLASLVSSASTKTTSGELQVANSTTSVLATFAAIAEASAPLSNSNRATASTEDVVEADSVDKAIQQMGGGGGQRVITIVADGVQLGTLQGAIPAGGITQPFIVTMQDGQQVLTVPVNEVTEETVLEEELPPAKRQRAGQDLGTKEQRKDNSNERQLLQQQLHEANCRAQEYRQQLLKKEREAEQYRLKLEAMARHQTNGDEITMVEEVSEVNTIIITSEELDSSTTTEVETIEQHLPMETVIS
- the GABPB2 gene encoding GA-binding protein subunit beta-2 isoform X1 translates to MSLVDLGKRLLEAARKGEDDEVRSLMASGAPFTTDWLGTSPLHLAAQYGHYSTAEVLLRAGVSRDARTKVDRTPLHMAAADGHAHIVELLARNGADVNAKDMLKMTALHWATEHNHRDVVDLLLKYGADVHAFSKFDKTAFDIALDKNNGDLLVLIQEAMQDQVNTHPERSDPTTNTISVAAAPRYIFASGELVNLASLVSSASTKTTSGELQVANSTTSVLATFAAIAEASAPLSNSNRATAASTEDVVEADSVDKAIQQMGGGGGQRVITIVADGVQLGTLQGAIPAGGITQPFIVTMQDGQQVLTVPVNEVTEETVLEEELPPAKRQRAGQDLGTKEQRKDNSNERQLLQQQLHEANCRAQEYRQQLLKKEREAEQYRLKLEAMARHQTNGDEITMVEEVSEVNTIIITSEELDSSTTTEVETIEQHLPMETVIS